A part of Aegilops tauschii subsp. strangulata cultivar AL8/78 chromosome 2, Aet v6.0, whole genome shotgun sequence genomic DNA contains:
- the LOC109760509 gene encoding clathrin interactor EPSIN 1 isoform X2: MDFMKAFDQTVREIKREVNLKVLKVPELEQKVLDATSDEPWGPHGSALSELAQATKKYSECQMVMGVLWARLGERDANWRHVYKALTIIEYLIANGSDRAVDDILDHYSKISVLSSFEFVEPNGKDSGINVRKKVETLVGIINDKERIKAVREKAASNRDKYVGLSSTGSYRSSSASGGSNYSSGERYGSFGGTREADSFSNSYRDKEPVKTSSSNTGRRRSGSKIRKDADHDRSSSKSPSNTKGNEDEFDDFDPRGSSSNGAANTKTAEVDLLGPNLLDDFLDEPAATPAAKSAVEPQVDLFADADFQSAIPGAETTAHQDVQETVDLFSGNATFASAFPPETGFIQPPTSGTPSNANTSVSKNTVPEPFDPFGDIPLSSFGGSDPFGDFSSSSAPPPPVHSSTGNISTSSQNLEAASDFGAFESNTVDTAKDPFDFSSTGNFGKADVAPLAAPKTDASDFGAFVANTVEATKDPFDLSSSINGRADQTPLAAPKPNTKKENFQVKSGIWADSLSRGLIDLNITGPKKVNLADVGVVGGLSDGFDDKAQPSWNMGAGGSGQPSWNMGAGGSGLGMSGIPPTTQGGGIESLANYNKYQFGGFK; the protein is encoded by the exons aTGGATTTCATGAAGGCCTTCGATCAGACCGTAAGGGAGAT AAAGAGGGAGGTCAATCTCAAGGTGCTCAAGGTCCCCGAGCTCGAACAGAAG GTCCTTGACGCGACAAGTGATGAACCTTGGGGTCCACACGGGTCTGCTCTTTCAGAGCTAGCTCAGGCCACCAAGAAATA CTCTGAGTGTCAGATGGTGATGGGTGTCCTCTGGGCCAGGCTGGGTGAGCGAGATGCAAACTGGCGTCATGTGTATAAG GCACTGACGATTATTGAGTACTTGATAGCGAATGGTTCTGACCGGGCAGTTGATGACATTCTCGATCATTATTCAAAGATCTCG GTTCTTTCGAGTTTTGAGTTTGTGGAACCTAATGGAAAAGACTCTGGAATAAATGTGAGGAAGAAAGTGGAAACTCTGGTGGGGATCATCAATGATAAGGAGAGAATAAAGGCTGTGAGAGAGAAAGCGGCTAGTAACCGTGACAA GTACGTTGGGTTATCATCAACCGGGTCATACAGATCAAGCTCAGCCTCTGGAGGTAGCAACTACAGTTCAGGTGAACGCTATGGCAGTTTTGGTGGCACAAGGGAGGCTGATTCGTTCAGTAACAGTTACAGGGACAAAGAACCTGTTAAAACCTCTTCAAGTAATACTGGCAGGCGCAGATCTGGCAGCAAGATAAGAAAGGACGCGGATCATGATAGAAG CTCCTCGAAGTCCCCATCTAACACAAAAGGCAATGAGGATGAATTTGATGACTTTGATCCTCGTGGATCTTCTTCAAATG GTGCAGCTAATACAAAGACTGCCGAGGTGGATCTTCTTGGCCCAAACTTGCTGGATGATTTCCTTGACGAGCCTGCAGCCACTCCAGCAGCAAAAAGTGCTGTAGAACCTCAGGTTGATCTGTTTGCTGATGCAGATTTCCAATCGGCAATCCCAGGTGCCGAAACAACTGCGCATCAGGATGTCCAG GAAACTGTTGACCTTTTTTCGGGAAATGCTACCTTTGCTTCAGCATTTCCACCAGAGACTGGGTTTATCCAACCACCAACTTCTGGGACACCTTCTAATGCTAATACTTCCGTGTCCAAGAACACAGTACCTGAACCATTTGATCCTTTCGGTGATATTCCTTTAAGCAGTTTTGGGGGATCTGACCCATTTGGTGACTTCAGCTCATCTAgtgcaccaccaccacctgtACACAGCTCTACTGGAAATATCAGCACGTCGAGTCAGAACCTTGAGGCAGCATCGGACTTTGGTGCCTTTGAATCAAACACCGTGGATACAGCTAAAGACCCCTTCGACTTTTCTTCCACTGGCAATTTTGGCAAAGCAGATGTAGCACCTTTGGCAGCTCCCAAAACTGATGCGTCTGATTTTGGTGCCTTCGTTGCAAACACTGTAGAAGCAACTAAAGACCCCTTTGATCTTTCTTCAAGTATTAATGGAAGGGCAGACCAAACACCTTTGGCTGCTCCCAAGCCCAACACCAAGAAAGAAAATTTTCAGGTCAAATCTGGCATATGGGCTGACTCTTTGAGCCGTGGATTAATTGATCTGAACATAACTGGAC CAAAGAAGGTGAACTTAGCCGATGTtggggtcgtcggcggcctcaGTGATGGGTTCGACGACAAGGCTCAACCCTCATGGAACATGGGTGCAGGGGGATCTGGCCAACCCTCATGGAACATGGGTGCAGGGGGATCTGGCC TAGGAATGTCTGGAATTCCTCCGACTACGCAAGGCGGTGGCATCGAGAGCTTGGCAAACTACAACAAGTATCAGTTTGGTGGCTTCAAATGA
- the LOC109760509 gene encoding clathrin interactor EPSIN 1 isoform X1 — protein sequence MDFMKAFDQTVREIKREVNLKVLKVPELEQKVLDATSDEPWGPHGSALSELAQATKKYSECQMVMGVLWARLGERDANWRHVYKALTIIEYLIANGSDRAVDDILDHYSKISVLSSFEFVEPNGKDSGINVRKKVETLVGIINDKERIKAVREKAASNRDKYVGLSSTGSYRSSSASGGSNYSSGERYGSFGGTREADSFSNSYRDKEPVKTSSSNTGRRRSGSKIRKDADHDRSSSKSPSNTKGNEDEFDDFDPRGSSSNGAANTKTAEVDLLGPNLLDDFLDEPAATPAAKSAVEPQVDLFADADFQSAIPGAETTAHQDVQETVDLFSGNATFASAFPPETGFIQPPTSGTPSNANTSVSKNTVPEPFDPFGDIPLSSFGGSDPFGDFSSSSAPPPPVHSSTGNISTSSQNLEAASDFGAFESNTVDTAKDPFDFSSTGNFGKADVAPLAAPKTDASDFGAFVANTVEATKDPFDLSSSINGRADQTPLAAPKPNTKKENFQVKSGIWADSLSRGLIDLNITGPKKVNLADVGVVGGLSDGFDDKAQPSWNMGAGGSGQPSWNMGAGGSGQPSWNMGAGGSGLGMSGIPPTTQGGGIESLANYNKYQFGGFK from the exons aTGGATTTCATGAAGGCCTTCGATCAGACCGTAAGGGAGAT AAAGAGGGAGGTCAATCTCAAGGTGCTCAAGGTCCCCGAGCTCGAACAGAAG GTCCTTGACGCGACAAGTGATGAACCTTGGGGTCCACACGGGTCTGCTCTTTCAGAGCTAGCTCAGGCCACCAAGAAATA CTCTGAGTGTCAGATGGTGATGGGTGTCCTCTGGGCCAGGCTGGGTGAGCGAGATGCAAACTGGCGTCATGTGTATAAG GCACTGACGATTATTGAGTACTTGATAGCGAATGGTTCTGACCGGGCAGTTGATGACATTCTCGATCATTATTCAAAGATCTCG GTTCTTTCGAGTTTTGAGTTTGTGGAACCTAATGGAAAAGACTCTGGAATAAATGTGAGGAAGAAAGTGGAAACTCTGGTGGGGATCATCAATGATAAGGAGAGAATAAAGGCTGTGAGAGAGAAAGCGGCTAGTAACCGTGACAA GTACGTTGGGTTATCATCAACCGGGTCATACAGATCAAGCTCAGCCTCTGGAGGTAGCAACTACAGTTCAGGTGAACGCTATGGCAGTTTTGGTGGCACAAGGGAGGCTGATTCGTTCAGTAACAGTTACAGGGACAAAGAACCTGTTAAAACCTCTTCAAGTAATACTGGCAGGCGCAGATCTGGCAGCAAGATAAGAAAGGACGCGGATCATGATAGAAG CTCCTCGAAGTCCCCATCTAACACAAAAGGCAATGAGGATGAATTTGATGACTTTGATCCTCGTGGATCTTCTTCAAATG GTGCAGCTAATACAAAGACTGCCGAGGTGGATCTTCTTGGCCCAAACTTGCTGGATGATTTCCTTGACGAGCCTGCAGCCACTCCAGCAGCAAAAAGTGCTGTAGAACCTCAGGTTGATCTGTTTGCTGATGCAGATTTCCAATCGGCAATCCCAGGTGCCGAAACAACTGCGCATCAGGATGTCCAG GAAACTGTTGACCTTTTTTCGGGAAATGCTACCTTTGCTTCAGCATTTCCACCAGAGACTGGGTTTATCCAACCACCAACTTCTGGGACACCTTCTAATGCTAATACTTCCGTGTCCAAGAACACAGTACCTGAACCATTTGATCCTTTCGGTGATATTCCTTTAAGCAGTTTTGGGGGATCTGACCCATTTGGTGACTTCAGCTCATCTAgtgcaccaccaccacctgtACACAGCTCTACTGGAAATATCAGCACGTCGAGTCAGAACCTTGAGGCAGCATCGGACTTTGGTGCCTTTGAATCAAACACCGTGGATACAGCTAAAGACCCCTTCGACTTTTCTTCCACTGGCAATTTTGGCAAAGCAGATGTAGCACCTTTGGCAGCTCCCAAAACTGATGCGTCTGATTTTGGTGCCTTCGTTGCAAACACTGTAGAAGCAACTAAAGACCCCTTTGATCTTTCTTCAAGTATTAATGGAAGGGCAGACCAAACACCTTTGGCTGCTCCCAAGCCCAACACCAAGAAAGAAAATTTTCAGGTCAAATCTGGCATATGGGCTGACTCTTTGAGCCGTGGATTAATTGATCTGAACATAACTGGAC CAAAGAAGGTGAACTTAGCCGATGTtggggtcgtcggcggcctcaGTGATGGGTTCGACGACAAGGCTCAACCCTCATGGAACATGGGTGCAGGGGGATCTGGCCAACCCTCATGGAACATGGGTGCAGGGGGATCTGGCCAACCCTCATGGAACATGGGTGCAGGGGGATCTGGCCTAGGAATGTCTGGAATTCCTCCGACTACGCAAGGCGGTGGCATCGAGAGCTTGGCAAACTACAACAAGTATCAGTTTGGTGGCTTCAAATGA
- the LOC109760510 gene encoding cell division cycle 20.2, cofactor of APC complex — protein MDAGSDLMSPEKSGRRGARPPLREAGATPSMPPLQEPGSRPRPYMPSLCSTPRNPAVKCYGDRFIPDRSAMDMDMAHYLLTEPRKDRKNGATPSPGKETYRKLLAEKLLNNRTRILAFRNKPPEPENSIFTELRADVASVQARPAKKRRYIPQSADRTLDAPDLVDDYYLNLLDWGSANVLSIALGNTVYLWDAASGSTSELVTVDEDDGPVTSVSWAPDGQNIAIGLNSSAVQIWDSSSNRLLRTLQGAHESRVGSLAWNKSILTAGGMDGKIVNNDVRIRDHAVQTYRGHSQEVCGLKWSGSGRQLASGGNDNLLHIWDVSMASSAQSAGRTQWLHRMEDHSAAVKALAWCPFQSNLLASGGGANDRCIKFWNTHTGACLNSVDTGSQVCALLWNKNDRELLSSHGFTQNQLTLWKYPSMAKMADLNGHTSRVLFMAQSPDGCTVASAAADETLRFWNVFPEAPKSAVKEKTTQSRLFNSYNHLR, from the exons ATGGACGCAGGTTCCGACTTGATGTCGCCGGAGAAGAGCGGCAGGCGGGGCGCGCGGCCGCCGCTCCGGGAGGCCGGCGCGACGCCCTCCATGCCGCCGCTCCAGGAgcccggctccaggcccaggccCTACATGCCGTCCCTCTGCTCCACGCCCCGCAACCCTGCCGTCAAGTGCTAT GGCGACAGGTTCATCCCTGACAGGTCGGCGATGGACATGGACATGGCGCACTACCTGCTGACGGAGCCGAGGAAGGACAGGAAGAACGGGGCGACGCCGTCGCCGGGGAAGGAGACGTACCGGAAGCTGCTGGCGGAGAAGCTGCTCAACAACCGCACCAGGATCCTCGCCTTCCGCAACAAGCCACCGGAGCCTGAGAACAGCATCTTCACGGAGCTCCGTGCTGATGTGGCCTCCGTCCAGGCCAGACCGGCGAAGAAGCGTCGATACATCCCTCAG TCCGCAGATAGGACTCTGGATGCACCAGACCTCGTTGACGATTACTACCTCAACCTGCTGGACTGGGGAAGCGCCAATGTGCTGTCCATTGCACTGGGCAACACGGTTTACCTCTGGGACGCCGCAAGTGGGTCTACATCCGAGCTTGTTACCGTTGATGAGGACGATGGCCCTGTCACTAGTGTTAGCTGGGCTCCTGATGGCCAGAACATTGCTATTGGCCTCAACTCCTCTGCTGTCCAGATATGGGATTCCAGCTCGAACCGACTG CTGAGGACACTGCAAGGTGCGCATGAGTCGAGAGTCGGTTCACTGGCATGGAACAAGAGCATCCTGACCGCTGGTGGTATGGACGGCAAGATTGTGAACAACGATGTGAGGATTAGGGACCATGCTGTGCAGACATACCGCGGGCACTCGCAGGAGGTGTGTGGCCTCAAGTGGTCCGGATCAGGGCGGCAGCTAGCCAGCGGTGGAAACGACAACCTCCTCCACATATGGGATGTGTCCATGGCATCCTCTGCACAATCTGCAGGCCGCACCCAATGGCTACACAGGATGGAAGACCACTCGGCTGCTGTGAAGGCGCTCGCATGGTGCCCATTCCAGAGCAACCTGCTCGCATCGGGTGGCGGCGCAAATGACCGATGCATCAAGTTCTGGAACACACACACCGGCGCATGCCTCAACTCAGTCGACACCGGGTCACAAGTCTGTGCGCTGCTATGGAACAAGAATGACAGAGAGCTGCTGAGCTCGCATGGATTCACTCAGAACCAGCTGACATTGTGGAAGTACCCTTCGATGGCCAAGATGGCCGACCTCAATGGCCATACCTCCCGTGTCCTCTTCATGGCTCAG AGCCCTGATGGTTGCACGGTGGCATCTGCTGCAGCAGACGAGACCCTGCGCTTCTGGAATGTGTTCCCTGAGGCTCCGAAGTCTGCAGTCAAGGAGAAGACTACCCAGAGCAGATTGTTCAACAGTTACAATCACCTACGCTAG
- the LOC109760511 gene encoding uncharacterized protein gives MAAAAAAARLLLPRATRAAASSSALLHRPLDSFSRCFRSLGPPLPRPPPTVFQRHLSDAAFDAQALDNRVPATVITGFLGSGKTTLLNHILTSQHGKRIAVIENEFGEVDIDSSLVANHSSVAEDIVMVNNGCLCCTVRGDLVKMLLKLMKQKGDKFDHIVIETTGLAKPGPVIETFCSDELVSKYVKLDGVVTLVDCKHAMQHLNEVKARWVVNEAVEQVAYADRIILNKTDLVDDTELEVLTNKIKLINGMAQMKKAMFGDVDMDFVLGIGGYDLDRIEAAVQLNENKETAHCHLGHEHGHHHDHVHDAAVTSVSIVSEGLLDLDEVNDWLERLVDEKGEDLYRLKGVISVNESTGRFVFQGVHSMLEGCPAKPWEDDEKRISKLVFIGRNLDEAALRKAFKGCLL, from the exons atggcggctgcggcggcggctgcaCGGCTGCTGCTCCCCAGGGCGACCAGAgccgcggcctcctcctccgctcTTCTCCACCGCCCTCTCGATTCCTTTTCCAGATGCTTCCGAAGCCTCGGGCCGCCCCTCCCGCGGCCGCCGCCCACCGTATTCCAGCGGCACCTCTCCGACGCTGCCTTCGACGCGCAGGCGCTGGACAACCGCGTCCCCGCTACCGTCATCACCGGCTTCCTCGGCTCCGGCAAG ACAACCCTTCTGAATCACATTCTAACATCACAGCATGGGAAGAGGATTGCTGTCATTGAGAATGAG TTTGGTGAGGTGGATATTGATAGCTCACTGGTCGCTAACCATTCATCTGTTGCTGAAGACATTGTGATGGTGAATAATGGCTGCTTGTGTTGCACTGTCCGAGGGGATCTTGTAAAGATGCTTCTCAAGTTGATGAAGCAAAAGGGCGACAAGTTTGATCATATCGTTATTGAGACAACAG GTCTTGCAAAGCCTGGTCCTGTTATTGAGACATTTTGTTCTGATGAATTGGTCTCGAAATATGTGAAACTTGATGGTGTTGTTACTTTGGTTGATTGTAAGCATGCCATGCAACATTTGAATGAAGTGAAAGCAAGGTGGGTTGTGAACGAGGCAGTAGAACAAGTTGCTTATGCAGACCGGATTATATTGAACAAG ACTGATTTGGTTGATGACACAGAACTTGAGGTTTTAACCAACAAGATCAAG CTCATAAATGGGATGGCGCAAATGAAAAAAGCAATGTTTGGTGATGTTGACATGGATTTTGTGCTAGGAATTGGCGGTTATGACCTTGATAG GATTGAGGCTGCAGTCCAATTGAATGAAAACAAAGAGACAGCGCATTGCCATTTGGGACATGAGCATG GACATCATCATGACCATGTCCATGATGCAGCTGTTACTAGTGTAAGTATTGTTTCGGAGGGACTACTTGATCTTGATGAG GTTAATGATTGGCTGGAGAGACTGGTCGATGAGAAAGGTGAAGACCTGTACAGATTAAAGGGTGTTATATCCGTCAACGAGTCAACTGGACGCTTCGTGTTTCAG GGTGTGCACTCTATGTTGGAAGGTTGCCCAGCGAAGCCGTGGGAGGATGATGAGAAGAGGATCAGCAAGCTCGTGTTTATCGGCAGGAATCTGGACGAAGCCGCGCTAAGGAAGGCCTTCAAAGGTTGCCTGTTATGA